Proteins co-encoded in one Deltaproteobacteria bacterium genomic window:
- a CDS encoding amidohydrolase family protein has product MTRNGHPVVVDADAHVLETERTWDYLEGSDKKFRPALFGSPDMDMQYWVMDGKIRGARFATLSEQQLDALSEKKGRRFTTPQASREMDDVDLRLAHLDELGVDVQVMHNTMWIERVTDRADAEVALCLAWNRWMADVWKAGEGRLRWSCVIPAMALDEAVQQMRFAREHGAVAVCMRPFEGDRHLVDPYFYPVFEEASALDLAMGVHIANASTGLMAHFRPRYDKTGGFAPFRIPTVVTCLSLIMSEVPRVFPKLRWGFIETSAQWIPWIVNEARRRAGTDYPDNPLKEYNVYVTAQCDDDFPYVLKYAGEDNIVIGTDYGHTDTSSEVDAITRFKAETTVDDTARWKILSDNPKELYGIA; this is encoded by the coding sequence ATGACACGGAACGGACACCCTGTGGTGGTGGACGCGGACGCCCACGTTCTCGAGACCGAGCGCACCTGGGACTACCTCGAAGGGTCCGACAAGAAGTTCAGGCCCGCGCTGTTCGGCTCGCCGGACATGGACATGCAGTACTGGGTCATGGACGGCAAGATCCGCGGCGCTCGTTTCGCGACGCTGAGCGAACAGCAGCTCGACGCGCTGTCCGAGAAGAAGGGGCGGAGATTCACCACGCCCCAGGCCTCCCGCGAGATGGACGACGTGGACCTGCGCCTGGCGCACCTCGACGAGCTGGGGGTGGACGTGCAGGTCATGCACAACACCATGTGGATCGAGCGGGTCACCGACCGGGCCGACGCCGAGGTTGCCCTGTGCCTGGCGTGGAACCGCTGGATGGCGGACGTGTGGAAGGCAGGCGAGGGACGGCTCCGGTGGTCCTGCGTGATCCCGGCCATGGCCCTGGACGAGGCCGTGCAGCAGATGCGTTTCGCGCGCGAGCACGGCGCGGTGGCGGTGTGCATGCGCCCCTTCGAGGGCGACCGGCACCTGGTGGACCCTTACTTCTATCCGGTGTTCGAGGAGGCCTCGGCGCTGGACCTGGCCATGGGCGTGCACATCGCCAACGCGAGCACCGGACTCATGGCGCACTTCCGCCCGCGCTACGACAAGACCGGCGGCTTCGCGCCGTTCCGCATCCCCACGGTGGTCACCTGCCTCTCGCTCATCATGAGCGAGGTGCCGCGCGTCTTTCCCAAGCTGCGCTGGGGGTTCATCGAGACTTCGGCCCAGTGGATTCCCTGGATCGTCAACGAGGCCCGGCGGCGCGCGGGTACCGACTATCCCGACAATCCCCTCAAGGAGTACAACGTCTACGTCACCGCCCAGTGCGACGACGACTTCCCGTACGTGTTGAAATACGCGGGCGAGGACAACATCGTCATCGGCACCGACTACGGCCACACCGACACGTCCAGCGAGGTGGACGCCATCACGCGGTTCAAGGCGGAGACGACGGTGGATGACACGGCGCGCTGGAAGATCCTGAGCGACAATCCCAAGGAACTC